From bacterium, the proteins below share one genomic window:
- the queA gene encoding tRNA preQ1(34) S-adenosylmethionine ribosyltransferase-isomerase QueA, translating to MKVSDFAYNLPKELIAQYPLPRRDESKLLVLNRKTDKIEDRIFKDIIEYLNKDDTLILNDTKVFPARLFTTARKPVEILLHRNSEGQIWEVLIKHSKKVNVGAKLPFGDNLSGELIEKKGNRGYIKFEYEGDFFETVEKIGKTPLPPYIKREPVPSDIERYQAIYAKYPGAVAAPTAGLHFTKELLKKISDKGVKFAFITLHVGIGTFSPIRKEDVIEHHMEEEYYEISPESAETINQTNGKRIVVGTTTVRALETAGKNPESKIIPCSGWTGLFIYPGFEFKLTDMLITNFHLPKTTLLILVSAFAGREKILSAYTHAINGGYRFYSYGDAMLIG from the coding sequence CCTAAAGAATTAATTGCTCAATATCCTTTACCCCGCCGCGATGAATCCAAACTATTAGTTTTAAACCGTAAAACTGACAAAATTGAAGATAGGATTTTTAAAGATATAATTGAGTATCTAAATAAAGATGATACCCTGATACTAAATGATACAAAGGTTTTTCCTGCAAGATTATTTACAACAGCGAGAAAACCGGTAGAAATTCTACTCCATAGAAACTCCGAGGGACAAATATGGGAGGTGTTAATTAAACATTCTAAAAAGGTAAATGTCGGAGCAAAGTTACCATTTGGAGATAATCTAAGCGGTGAATTAATAGAAAAAAAGGGTAATCGGGGATATATTAAATTTGAATATGAAGGAGACTTTTTTGAAACCGTTGAGAAAATAGGGAAAACTCCATTACCTCCTTATATTAAAAGAGAACCCGTTCCGTCGGATATTGAGCGATATCAAGCTATCTATGCCAAATATCCTGGTGCAGTGGCGGCACCTACGGCTGGTCTCCATTTTACTAAAGAATTACTTAAAAAAATATCCGATAAAGGGGTAAAATTTGCGTTCATTACCTTGCATGTGGGCATAGGCACATTTAGTCCGATTAGAAAGGAAGATGTCATCGAACATCATATGGAGGAGGAATATTACGAGATTAGTCCTGAGTCGGCTGAAACGATTAATCAAACTAATGGAAAAAGAATAGTGGTTGGAACGACTACGGTACGGGCATTAGAAACAGCAGGGAAAAATCCAGAATCTAAAATAATCCCTTGTTCCGGGTGGACAGGATTATTTATTTATCCTGGATTTGAATTTAAACTAACAGATATGCTAATTACTAATTTCCATTTGCCAAAGACGACGCTTCTGATTTTAGTAAGTGCCTTTGCTGGCAGGGAAAAGATTCTATCTGCGTATACCCACGCTATCAATGGGGGATATAGATTTTATAGCTACGGAGATGCAATGTTGATTGGATAG